In Arsenicicoccus sp. oral taxon 190, the following are encoded in one genomic region:
- a CDS encoding NADH-quinone oxidoreductase subunit G — translation MTAPTTSAADLVTLTIDGVEVRVPKGTLIIRAAEQVGIQIPRFCDHPLLDPAGACRQCLVEVAMPGRDGKIAPMPKPQAACTMTVAPGMEVKTQQTSPVAEKAQHGVMELLLINHPLDCPVCDKGGECPLQNQAMSNGRATSRFEDVKRTYAKPVNISSQVLLDRERCVLCQRCTRFSEQIAGDPFISLTERGAVSQIGIYQEKPFQSYFSGNTVQICPVGALTGAAYRFRSRPFDLVSTPGTCEHCASGCSIRTDHRRGVVLRRMASNNPEVNEEWNCDKGRWAFQYATQADRLSYPLVRREDGELHIATWPEALAVAAAGLGRALRTGVLVGGRVSTHDAYAYSKFARTVLGTSSIDFRARPHSVEEAEFLAAHVALTAPDHGAVTYADLEQAKAVVLVGLEPEEESPIVFLRLRKAFRKNRTKVFTVAPFASQGTTKLGGTVLQAAPGLEAEVLAAVRDGEGVFAEAGQTLREAGAGAVILVGERLAATSGGYYAALDLARATGARLAWIPRRAGERGALETGCLPNLLPGGRPADAQGAASLAEVWETDRVPSEPGLDTTGMLRAAAEGSLEALVVGGVDVDDLPDPTTARAGLERAFVVSLEIRESSVTRMADVVLPVAAFAEKSGAFLDWEGRVGPFTAALESELMSDYRVLDLVAGEMGAYLGTRTAAQIEREMHRVGPWTGVRPAVNPATPVPPARTGAGLAVLATWHQLLDNGSLQDGEPYLAGTAIEPVARVSAATAQAASLADGDVVTLHSDAGTVTYPVRVTEEMADHVVWVPTSSAGQSVRSRLVADNGDVVTLTKGVAQ, via the coding sequence ATGACCGCCCCCACCACCAGCGCCGCCGACCTGGTGACGCTGACCATCGACGGCGTCGAGGTCCGGGTGCCCAAGGGCACCCTGATCATCCGCGCCGCGGAGCAGGTCGGCATCCAGATCCCGCGCTTCTGCGACCACCCGCTGCTCGACCCGGCCGGCGCCTGCCGCCAGTGCCTGGTCGAGGTCGCGATGCCCGGTCGCGACGGCAAGATCGCGCCGATGCCCAAGCCGCAGGCCGCCTGCACCATGACGGTCGCCCCCGGCATGGAGGTCAAGACCCAGCAGACCTCGCCCGTGGCCGAGAAGGCCCAGCACGGCGTGATGGAGCTGCTGCTGATCAACCACCCGCTGGACTGCCCGGTCTGCGACAAGGGCGGCGAGTGCCCGCTGCAGAACCAGGCGATGAGCAACGGCCGCGCCACGTCCCGCTTCGAGGACGTCAAGCGCACCTACGCCAAGCCCGTCAACATCTCCTCCCAGGTGCTGCTCGACCGGGAGCGCTGCGTGCTGTGCCAGCGGTGCACCCGCTTCTCCGAGCAGATCGCCGGTGACCCCTTCATCTCCCTCACCGAGCGCGGTGCCGTCTCCCAGATCGGCATCTACCAGGAGAAGCCCTTCCAGTCCTACTTCTCCGGCAACACCGTGCAGATCTGCCCGGTGGGCGCGCTGACCGGCGCCGCCTACCGGTTCCGGTCGCGGCCGTTCGACCTGGTGTCCACGCCGGGCACCTGCGAGCACTGCGCCTCCGGCTGCTCGATCCGCACCGACCACCGCCGTGGCGTGGTGCTGCGCCGGATGGCCAGCAACAACCCCGAGGTCAACGAGGAGTGGAACTGCGACAAGGGTCGCTGGGCCTTCCAGTACGCCACCCAGGCGGACCGGCTGTCCTACCCGCTCGTGCGGCGCGAGGACGGCGAGCTGCACATCGCCACCTGGCCCGAGGCGCTCGCGGTCGCCGCAGCCGGTCTGGGCCGGGCGTTGCGCACGGGCGTGCTCGTGGGCGGGCGCGTGTCCACCCACGACGCCTACGCCTACAGCAAGTTCGCCCGGACCGTGCTCGGCACGTCGTCCATCGACTTCCGGGCGCGGCCGCACTCGGTGGAGGAGGCGGAGTTCCTCGCGGCGCACGTCGCGCTGACCGCCCCCGACCACGGTGCCGTCACGTATGCCGACCTCGAGCAGGCCAAGGCCGTCGTGCTGGTGGGGCTGGAGCCCGAGGAGGAGTCGCCGATCGTCTTCCTGAGGCTGCGCAAGGCCTTCCGCAAGAACCGCACGAAGGTCTTCACCGTCGCGCCGTTCGCGTCGCAGGGCACCACCAAGCTCGGCGGCACCGTCCTGCAGGCCGCGCCCGGCCTGGAGGCCGAGGTCCTGGCCGCCGTCCGCGACGGTGAGGGCGTCTTCGCCGAGGCGGGGCAGACCCTGCGCGAGGCCGGTGCCGGCGCGGTGATCCTCGTTGGGGAGCGGCTCGCCGCGACCTCCGGCGGCTACTACGCGGCGCTCGACCTGGCCCGCGCCACCGGGGCCCGCCTGGCGTGGATCCCGCGCCGCGCGGGGGAGCGGGGTGCGCTGGAGACCGGTTGCCTGCCCAACCTGCTGCCGGGCGGTCGTCCCGCCGACGCCCAGGGCGCCGCGTCCCTGGCCGAGGTGTGGGAGACCGACCGGGTGCCGAGCGAGCCCGGCCTCGACACGACGGGCATGCTGCGCGCCGCCGCCGAGGGCAGCCTCGAGGCGCTCGTGGTGGGTGGCGTCGACGTGGACGACCTGCCCGACCCCACGACGGCCCGCGCGGGCCTGGAGCGCGCCTTCGTCGTCTCCCTCGAGATCCGCGAGTCCAGCGTCACCCGCATGGCCGACGTGGTGCTGCCCGTCGCGGCCTTCGCCGAGAAGTCCGGCGCCTTCCTCGACTGGGAGGGCCGGGTCGGCCCGTTCACCGCGGCGCTGGAGTCCGAGCTGATGAGCGACTACCGCGTCCTCGACCTGGTCGCGGGGGAGATGGGCGCCTACCTCGGCACCCGCACCGCCGCGCAGATCGAGCGGGAGATGCACCGCGTCGGCCCGTGGACCGGCGTCCGGCCGGCGGTCAACCCGGCGACGCCGGTCCCGCCGGCGCGCACCGGCGCCGGGCTGGCCGTGCTCGCCACCTGGCACCAGCTCCTCGACAACGGCTCGCTGCAGGACGGCGAGCCCTACCTCGCGGGCACCGCGATCGAGCCGGTGGCGCGGGTCTCCGCCGCCACGGCGCAGGCCGCGTCGCTCGCCGACGGTGACGTCGTCACCCTGCACTCCGACGCCGGCACCGTCACCTACCCGGTCCGGGTGACCGAGGAGATGGCCGACCACGTCGTGTGGGTGCCGACCAGCTCCGCGGGCCAGTCGGTCCGTTCCCGCCTCGTCGCCGACAACGGTGACGTCGTCACGCTGACGAAGGGTGTTGCGCAGTGA